The following proteins are encoded in a genomic region of Desulfosporosinus youngiae DSM 17734:
- a CDS encoding polysaccharide deacetylase family protein: protein MSKIKIMSRLIVMVCLIILSIFLMAGFPEWGIATQSVIRLHYSPALDEASIPSPDRREAGSHAGGIDRSDGAASKAEEPETAIEPSSDLPDRGEYPADAEGTGSEAIEDLSRNGETQPGVDSQPLTGESQSPAESPAVVSPQEPVQAEPEKTMVLPGAPDTPIHPYYDEAGNPPTAPGLAMRQRSFHPETQKMAFLTFDDGPYPSTTPRILAILAEENLHATFFNIGRQMELYPDLLKAEYEQGHAIGNHTYSHNMAEVYKGPEYFLADVKKAEEIIYNTIGIRPLIVRAPGGTVGHFNIKYFNAVDAEGYLMEDWNVDPGDTRARLVPAEQILQNVERQIQGKNRVVILLHDLVGKETTIEALPKIIELLRKEGFSFGVLGPDVLPMVFTAGLQN from the coding sequence GTGTCGAAAATAAAAATCATGAGCAGGCTAATAGTTATGGTTTGCTTGATCATCTTAAGTATTTTCTTAATGGCCGGATTTCCTGAATGGGGTATTGCTACTCAGTCCGTTATTCGCTTACACTATTCGCCTGCACTTGACGAGGCATCTATCCCTTCTCCTGACAGAAGAGAAGCCGGGTCTCATGCCGGGGGTATTGATCGAAGTGACGGAGCGGCTTCAAAGGCTGAGGAGCCGGAAACAGCGATAGAACCGAGTTCGGACCTGCCTGACCGGGGGGAATATCCGGCTGATGCAGAGGGGACAGGAAGTGAAGCCATTGAGGATTTATCCCGGAATGGGGAGACTCAGCCCGGAGTAGATTCCCAGCCCCTAACCGGAGAATCTCAGTCTCCGGCTGAATCGCCGGCGGTTGTATCACCACAGGAGCCGGTCCAAGCCGAACCGGAAAAAACCATGGTCTTACCTGGGGCACCAGACACCCCCATTCATCCATACTATGATGAGGCTGGCAACCCTCCTACAGCTCCGGGTTTAGCCATGCGCCAACGCAGCTTCCATCCCGAAACCCAAAAAATGGCCTTCCTGACCTTTGATGATGGGCCGTATCCCAGCACGACGCCACGCATTCTGGCAATTTTGGCCGAAGAAAATCTCCACGCCACCTTTTTCAATATCGGCCGGCAGATGGAGCTTTATCCGGATTTGCTAAAGGCAGAGTATGAGCAGGGGCATGCCATCGGAAACCATACTTATTCTCATAACATGGCTGAGGTGTATAAAGGACCTGAGTATTTTCTGGCCGATGTGAAGAAGGCTGAGGAGATAATTTATAATACAATTGGTATACGCCCCTTAATAGTCCGGGCTCCGGGAGGAACAGTGGGTCATTTTAATATCAAGTATTTTAATGCTGTTGACGCCGAAGGGTATTTGATGGAGGACTGGAATGTTGATCCGGGGGATACCAGAGCCCGCTTAGTTCCCGCGGAGCAGATACTACAAAATGTTGAGCGGCAGATTCAAGGCAAGAACAGGGTTGTTATTTTGCTGCATGATCTGGTCGGTAAGGAAACGACCATCGAGGCGCTGCCAAAGATTATTGAATTATTAAGAAAAGAAGGCTTTTCCTTTGGGGTGCTTGGTCCTGATGTTTTGCCTATGGTGTTTACCGCGGGTCTGCAGAACTAA
- the hypD gene encoding trans-4-hydroxy-L-proline dehydratase — translation MNERVAMLRQQSLEAEAYISAERAELITEFYRSAGKTSVPLQRALAFKYILEHKDICINEGELIVGERGPGPKATYTYPELCCHSLEDLDILDSRQKVSFKVSPEVRQAYEERIIPCWQGNSMRDLMFAEMSEEWKRAYDAGIFTEFMEQRAPGHTVLDDKIYRRGFLDFIADIDQHLAKLDYLNDVEAYYKQEELKAMRICAEAIIRFAERHAEKAGELALLETDALRKAELERIAEVCSHVPAHAPRNFREALQGYWFVHLGVITELNTWDAFNPGRLDQHLNPFYKKGLAEGTLTEEEAKELLQCFWIKFNNQPAPPKVGVTAEESGTYTDFANINSGGLKADGSDGVNEVTYLVLDVIDEMRLLQPSSNIQLSKKNPDRFLKRAARIIRKGWGQPSVFNADTVVEELLRQGKSIEDARQGGTSGCVETGAFGKESYILTGYFNLPKILELVLHNGFDPRTGQQLGLETGDPRSFESYDALFTAFKQQLHYFMDIKVKGSNIIERLYATYMPSPFLSLLIDDCIAKGKDYNDGGARYNTNYVQGVGLGSLTDMLSGIKYHVYDNKNLTLDQLLRALDDNFSAHESLRQLLMNKTPHFGNDDDYADEVMVDIFNAYYNEVNGRPNTKGGVYRINMLPTTCHVYFGSVIGATAEGRRAWEPLSEGISPVQGMDLRGPTAVIKSAAKLDHARTGGTLLNLKFTPQVLEGEDGLGKLAQLVRSYFKLGGHHIQFNVVSAKTLRAAQAEPEKYRDLIVRVAGYSDYFCDLSEALQEEIIARTEHTIV, via the coding sequence ATGAATGAAAGAGTGGCTATGCTCAGGCAACAAAGCCTAGAAGCTGAGGCATATATCTCTGCTGAAAGAGCAGAGTTGATCACGGAATTTTATCGTTCGGCCGGGAAGACATCCGTTCCGCTTCAGCGGGCCCTAGCTTTTAAATATATACTGGAACACAAGGATATTTGTATTAATGAAGGCGAGTTAATTGTCGGAGAACGAGGACCTGGGCCTAAAGCTACTTATACCTACCCTGAGCTTTGCTGTCATAGTTTAGAGGATTTGGACATTCTGGATTCACGTCAAAAAGTCTCCTTTAAAGTCAGCCCGGAAGTTCGCCAGGCTTACGAAGAGCGGATCATTCCTTGCTGGCAGGGCAACTCTATGCGGGATCTGATGTTTGCGGAGATGTCTGAGGAATGGAAACGGGCCTATGATGCCGGCATTTTTACAGAGTTCATGGAGCAGAGAGCTCCTGGGCATACCGTACTTGATGATAAAATCTATCGTCGGGGTTTTCTGGATTTCATTGCCGACATTGATCAGCATTTGGCAAAACTGGATTACTTGAATGATGTGGAAGCCTACTACAAGCAGGAAGAACTGAAAGCTATGCGGATCTGTGCAGAAGCCATCATCCGTTTTGCTGAACGGCACGCTGAAAAGGCCGGAGAATTGGCTCTGTTGGAGACGGATGCCCTGCGTAAAGCTGAATTGGAGAGGATTGCCGAGGTTTGTTCACATGTTCCGGCCCATGCTCCGCGGAATTTCCGGGAAGCACTGCAAGGGTACTGGTTTGTGCATTTAGGGGTTATAACGGAATTGAATACTTGGGACGCCTTTAATCCGGGACGACTGGATCAGCATCTGAATCCCTTCTATAAGAAGGGCCTGGCAGAGGGAACCCTGACTGAGGAAGAGGCTAAAGAGCTCCTGCAGTGTTTTTGGATAAAATTCAATAATCAGCCTGCACCGCCCAAAGTAGGGGTAACTGCAGAGGAAAGCGGGACCTATACGGATTTTGCTAACATAAATAGCGGCGGGCTGAAAGCGGATGGTTCAGATGGTGTTAATGAGGTCACTTACTTAGTTTTAGATGTGATTGATGAAATGCGGCTCTTGCAGCCCAGCTCCAACATCCAATTAAGCAAGAAAAACCCGGATCGTTTTTTAAAGCGTGCGGCCAGGATTATCCGTAAAGGCTGGGGGCAACCCTCAGTTTTCAATGCGGATACCGTCGTCGAGGAACTGCTGCGCCAAGGTAAATCAATTGAGGACGCCCGGCAGGGCGGGACAAGCGGGTGTGTGGAAACGGGAGCCTTTGGTAAGGAAAGTTATATTTTGACCGGGTATTTTAACCTGCCGAAGATCTTGGAACTAGTCTTGCACAATGGGTTTGATCCCAGGACAGGTCAGCAGTTGGGCTTAGAAACCGGAGATCCACGGAGTTTTGAGTCATACGATGCTCTTTTCACAGCCTTTAAGCAGCAACTCCACTACTTTATGGATATCAAGGTCAAAGGGAGCAATATTATTGAGCGGCTATATGCCACGTATATGCCTTCACCGTTTCTTTCTCTGCTGATTGACGATTGTATTGCTAAGGGCAAGGATTATAATGACGGCGGTGCCCGCTATAACACTAATTATGTCCAGGGGGTTGGTCTGGGAAGTCTGACCGATATGTTGTCAGGCATAAAATATCATGTGTACGACAACAAGAATCTTACCTTAGATCAACTACTTAGGGCCTTGGACGATAATTTCTCGGCACATGAATCCCTGCGGCAGCTTCTGATGAACAAGACCCCCCACTTTGGAAATGATGATGACTATGCTGACGAAGTTATGGTAGATATTTTTAATGCCTATTATAATGAAGTCAATGGCAGACCCAATACCAAGGGCGGTGTTTATAGAATCAATATGCTGCCTACCACCTGCCATGTCTATTTTGGTTCGGTTATCGGTGCGACAGCAGAGGGACGGAGGGCTTGGGAACCGCTTTCTGAAGGGATTTCTCCTGTTCAGGGTATGGACCTTCGAGGCCCGACGGCGGTTATTAAATCCGCTGCCAAATTGGATCATGCCCGGACTGGAGGGACTCTCTTAAATCTGAAATTCACCCCTCAGGTCCTCGAAGGAGAAGATGGGCTTGGTAAATTAGCGCAATTGGTCCGCTCCTATTTTAAATTGGGAGGGCACCATATTCAATTTAACGTGGTTAGTGCTAAAACCTTGCGGGCTGCTCAGGCTGAACCGGAAAAGTATCGAGACCTGATCGTGCGGGTGGCAGGGTATAGCGACTATTTCTGCGACCTAAGTGAGGCTTTGCAGGAGGAGATCATTGCCAGGACTGAGCATACCATAGTTTAG
- a CDS encoding glycyl-radical enzyme activating protein yields the protein MKYSIHDGPGIRTTVFFKGCPLKCQWCHNPEGQEFAQELMYRPDKCIGCGRCLEVCPSGAVIFSEEKLVYQRDQCQACGECCKTCCSGVRELVAKSMSVDEVMAEIEKDLIFYDESGGGATFSGGEALMQPDFLLEVLKQCRKKEIHTAVETCGFVKLDTLKTISEFVDLFLYDLKLMDSKKHQDVTGVPNELILTNLRWLAENHPHVIVRLAIIPGINDDEENLQRLGEFTAELKGVTELHCLPYHRAGADKYRRLGLEYCLPDIQPPDDERMKEIAGELEQFGFKVKIGG from the coding sequence ATGAAGTATTCTATTCACGATGGACCTGGTATTCGTACGACCGTCTTTTTCAAGGGCTGTCCTCTCAAGTGCCAGTGGTGTCACAACCCTGAAGGTCAGGAATTTGCTCAGGAATTAATGTATCGACCGGATAAGTGTATCGGCTGCGGGCGGTGTCTTGAGGTTTGCCCGAGCGGAGCAGTGATTTTTTCTGAAGAGAAACTGGTTTACCAAAGGGATCAATGCCAAGCCTGCGGGGAATGCTGCAAGACTTGCTGCTCCGGTGTAAGGGAACTTGTTGCTAAGTCAATGTCCGTGGATGAAGTCATGGCAGAAATTGAGAAAGATTTGATTTTCTATGATGAATCAGGCGGAGGAGCCACATTTTCCGGCGGGGAAGCCTTGATGCAGCCAGACTTTCTCTTAGAAGTGCTCAAACAGTGCCGGAAAAAGGAAATCCACACAGCGGTCGAAACTTGTGGTTTTGTCAAATTGGACACTTTGAAAACAATCAGCGAATTCGTGGATCTTTTTCTCTATGATTTGAAACTTATGGATAGTAAGAAGCACCAGGATGTAACTGGGGTTCCTAATGAACTTATTCTAACCAACCTGCGTTGGTTGGCCGAGAACCATCCCCATGTCATTGTCCGCCTAGCGATTATTCCCGGGATCAATGACGATGAGGAGAATCTTCAGCGATTAGGAGAATTTACGGCGGAGTTAAAAGGGGTGACTGAACTTCATTGCTTGCCTTACCACCGGGCAGGGGCAGATAAGTACCGGCGGCTTGGTCTTGAGTACTGCTTGCCGGATATACAGCCTCCGGACGATGAACGAATGAAGGAAATTGCCGGAGAGTTGGAGCAATTTGGCTTTAAGGTAAAAATCGGGGGATAG
- the pruA gene encoding L-glutamate gamma-semialdehyde dehydrogenase: MNNAYFQLKLPENEPIKGYLPGSPERIALKAELERQLVNPVEVPIIIGGKEIRTGNKEKMICPHDHQTVLGEYYVAGEQELLMAIEAAEAAKAEWENMPWEHRATIFLKAADLLTGKYRAKMSASCMLGQSKNAFQAEIDVICELADFLRFNSYYVQEIYKQQPNNSNGVWNRVEYRALDGFVAAITPFNFTAIGGNLATAPAMAGNTVLWKPSSTAVLSNYYVMQILIEAGLPAGVINFVPCRGVDFGKIVINHPKLAGFHFTGSTSVFNSIWKQVGENIDKYVTYPRLVGETGGKDFIFAHESADVEALTCSIILGAFEYQGQKCSAASRAYIPKSLWGDLKKRLEEEIGKIKMGNVCDFSNLVNAVIDHKSYQNIQSYLDYTRESGDAEIIIGGRCDDSVGYFVEPTVILAKTPTFKTMVEEIFGPVITIYVYENDKLDEALRECDTATAYGLTGSVFAQDRAAIIKLSKALDHAAGNFYINDKPTGAVVGQQPFGGSRGSGTNDKAGSAINLYRWMSQRTIKETFVPRTEVAYPYMAEK, translated from the coding sequence ATGAACAATGCCTATTTTCAACTTAAGCTTCCGGAAAACGAACCGATCAAAGGTTATCTGCCGGGATCTCCGGAAAGGATTGCCTTAAAAGCAGAACTTGAGAGACAATTAGTTAACCCGGTTGAAGTTCCTATTATTATTGGCGGTAAAGAAATCCGTACCGGAAATAAAGAAAAAATGATCTGCCCCCATGACCATCAAACGGTACTTGGCGAATACTATGTGGCCGGCGAGCAAGAGCTGCTTATGGCTATCGAAGCGGCTGAAGCAGCAAAAGCTGAATGGGAAAACATGCCTTGGGAGCATAGGGCGACTATCTTTTTAAAAGCAGCCGATTTATTGACCGGAAAATACCGGGCAAAAATGTCCGCGTCTTGTATGCTCGGACAAAGCAAGAATGCCTTTCAGGCAGAAATCGATGTTATCTGTGAACTAGCGGATTTCCTCCGGTTTAATTCTTACTATGTGCAGGAGATCTATAAACAACAACCCAACAACTCAAATGGTGTTTGGAACCGGGTAGAATATCGTGCCCTGGATGGTTTTGTTGCAGCGATCACCCCGTTCAATTTCACTGCGATTGGCGGTAATCTTGCCACAGCTCCCGCTATGGCCGGCAACACGGTTTTATGGAAACCATCATCAACAGCAGTACTTTCCAATTACTATGTCATGCAAATTCTTATCGAGGCCGGTTTACCTGCCGGTGTTATTAACTTTGTGCCTTGCCGGGGTGTTGATTTCGGCAAAATTGTTATAAATCATCCTAAATTGGCAGGCTTCCACTTCACAGGCTCGACCAGCGTATTTAACAGCATCTGGAAGCAAGTCGGCGAAAATATTGATAAGTATGTTACCTATCCACGTCTCGTTGGTGAAACGGGCGGCAAAGATTTTATCTTTGCTCATGAATCGGCAGATGTTGAAGCACTTACTTGTTCGATCATTTTGGGTGCTTTCGAATACCAAGGGCAAAAGTGCTCGGCGGCTTCCCGCGCTTACATTCCGAAAAGTCTTTGGGGGGATCTGAAAAAACGCCTTGAAGAAGAGATCGGCAAGATCAAAATGGGTAATGTTTGTGATTTCTCTAACCTCGTGAACGCTGTTATTGATCACAAATCTTACCAAAACATTCAAAGTTATCTGGATTATACCCGGGAATCCGGTGATGCGGAGATCATCATCGGCGGAAGATGTGATGACAGTGTCGGATACTTTGTAGAACCTACGGTAATCTTAGCCAAGACACCTACCTTCAAGACAATGGTGGAAGAGATTTTCGGGCCGGTTATAACCATCTATGTCTATGAAAATGACAAATTGGATGAAGCATTAAGAGAGTGTGATACAGCAACTGCTTATGGATTGACAGGTTCTGTATTTGCCCAAGACAGAGCGGCCATTATCAAGTTATCAAAGGCTTTGGACCATGCAGCCGGTAATTTTTATATCAACGACAAGCCTACCGGTGCGGTTGTCGGTCAACAACCATTCGGCGGCAGCCGCGGATCAGGAACCAATGATAAAGCCGGCAGTGCAATCAACTTATATCGCTGGATGAGTCAGCGTACAATTAAAGAAACCTTTGTTCCTCGTACAGAAGTCGCTTATCCTTACATGGCAGAGAAATAA
- a CDS encoding NAD(P)/FAD-dependent oxidoreductase, with amino-acid sequence MQKTANAVIIGGGITGCAVAYEMAVRGVKDIVVIEKQYLSSGATGRCGAGVRQQWGTETNAILARDSVKRFEGMNEELDYDRDIEFKQGGYLMVSYTEKEWDQYKKNVAVQHSLGIPTKMITPQEAREIVPHLNLNGLIGATFCQSDGHANPFHVVDAYYKAALRLGVKFETYTSVTGITLEKGTVTGVQTTRGDIATSTVINACGYAAGTICKMAGFELPLYPQRHQALVTEPVDPCQGPMVISLHYRLYCQQTPHGSFIMGVGDPNEPKDFNINSSWEFLEDVARQATTVLPLLKNLRVVRQWSGLYDMSPDANPILDEVPGAKGMWVAAGFSGHGFMVGPQTAVLLTQKILGQECFMPIERFGLARFLGGELDLESAVV; translated from the coding sequence TTGCAAAAAACAGCTAATGCAGTGATTATCGGCGGCGGGATTACAGGCTGCGCTGTGGCTTATGAAATGGCTGTCCGAGGGGTAAAAGATATAGTTGTTATAGAAAAACAGTACCTTTCTTCCGGAGCAACAGGCCGCTGCGGTGCCGGTGTCCGCCAACAGTGGGGAACCGAGACCAACGCTATTCTGGCCCGGGACAGCGTTAAACGCTTTGAGGGTATGAATGAAGAACTTGACTATGATCGGGACATCGAATTCAAGCAAGGCGGCTATTTGATGGTTTCTTATACTGAAAAGGAATGGGATCAGTATAAAAAGAATGTTGCTGTGCAGCATAGCCTTGGAATTCCTACGAAAATGATTACCCCTCAAGAAGCCCGGGAAATTGTGCCTCATTTGAATCTCAATGGATTGATCGGGGCCACGTTCTGTCAATCGGACGGGCATGCCAATCCCTTTCATGTGGTCGATGCCTATTACAAAGCCGCCCTTCGCTTGGGGGTAAAATTCGAGACTTATACCTCCGTAACCGGAATCACCCTGGAAAAAGGGACTGTTACAGGTGTTCAGACCACTAGGGGAGATATTGCCACTTCAACTGTGATTAATGCCTGCGGTTATGCAGCAGGCACGATTTGCAAGATGGCGGGCTTTGAACTGCCCCTCTATCCCCAGAGACACCAGGCATTGGTAACTGAACCAGTAGACCCCTGCCAGGGGCCGATGGTCATTTCCCTCCATTATCGTTTATACTGTCAGCAGACTCCTCATGGCAGCTTTATTATGGGTGTGGGTGATCCCAATGAACCTAAGGACTTTAATATTAATTCCAGCTGGGAGTTCTTAGAGGATGTTGCTCGTCAAGCGACCACAGTCTTACCTCTTCTGAAGAACCTCCGTGTTGTCCGCCAGTGGTCGGGTCTTTATGATATGAGTCCGGATGCCAATCCGATTTTGGATGAAGTTCCGGGCGCTAAAGGAATGTGGGTGGCTGCCGGCTTCAGCGGCCATGGGTTCATGGTTGGTCCCCAGACGGCCGTCCTTTTAACTCAAAAGATTCTCGGTCAGGAGTGTTTTATGCCCATTGAACGATTTGGTCTGGCCCGTTTCCTAGGGGGAGAATTGGACCTGGAATCTGCAGTGGTATAA
- a CDS encoding (2Fe-2S)-binding protein: MQAKETIVCRCEDITLDEIQALIKQGYRTIDEIKRVIRAGMGPCQGRTCRMLIAQELAKYYKIPVGEVLLPTFRPIVKPVKLGTLAGGESIAKNS, translated from the coding sequence ATGCAAGCTAAGGAGACCATCGTCTGCCGGTGTGAGGACATCACCTTAGACGAAATTCAAGCACTGATTAAGCAAGGATATCGTACCATCGATGAAATCAAACGTGTTATTCGTGCGGGAATGGGCCCTTGCCAGGGACGAACCTGCCGGATGCTGATCGCCCAGGAACTCGCCAAATATTACAAAATTCCGGTGGGAGAGGTTTTGCTGCCTACCTTTCGGCCGATTGTGAAGCCGGTCAAATTAGGAACGCTTGCGGGGGGTGAATCAATTGCAAAAAACAGCTAA
- a CDS encoding 4Fe-4S binding protein produces the protein MLSKTGIPTAEDIKTVAPSEERLKKGPVAVIECFQKIPCNPCTEACKQGAIQAMKDINDLPKLEFDKCNGCGVCLSRCPGLAIFIIDASYSDTEAIVRIPFEYYPVPQAGEKVVGLNRAGEELGMFEVSKVQSGGQKNKTYTVWLVVPKELAMDVRSIRLGGVRHAS, from the coding sequence ATGCTAAGCAAAACTGGGATTCCGACAGCTGAGGATATAAAAACCGTTGCTCCTTCCGAGGAAAGACTGAAGAAAGGTCCTGTAGCCGTTATTGAGTGCTTTCAGAAGATTCCCTGCAATCCCTGCACAGAAGCTTGTAAACAAGGGGCAATTCAGGCGATGAAAGATATTAATGATCTTCCGAAACTGGAATTTGATAAATGCAACGGCTGCGGTGTTTGCCTTAGCCGCTGTCCGGGGTTAGCCATTTTCATTATCGATGCTTCTTACAGTGACACGGAAGCCATTGTCAGAATTCCTTTTGAATATTATCCGGTCCCTCAAGCCGGCGAAAAGGTCGTTGGTTTGAATAGGGCCGGAGAAGAGCTCGGTATGTTTGAAGTGAGCAAAGTTCAGTCCGGCGGTCAAAAAAATAAGACCTATACGGTTTGGTTGGTTGTGCCAAAAGAACTTGCTATGGACGTGCGCAGCATTCGTTTGGGAGGGGTTAGACATGCAAGCTAA
- a CDS encoding NAD(P)/FAD-dependent oxidoreductase yields the protein MKEIEILIIGGGPAGLSAAAAAADLGASVLVLERDGKPGGQLVKQTHKFFGSKKQYAGDRGYQIGNLLIDRCQNNPKVEVWTDTTALGIYEDGVVTAEGQGKHLKIKPQKTIVATGASEKMIAFPNNDMPGIYGAGAVQTLMNVHGIVPGQRVLMIGAGNIGLIVSYQLMQAGVEVAAIIEAAPAIGGYLVHASKIRRAGVPILTSHTIREAYGQESVEGAIICRLDEQWQPIPGTEQDLKVDVICLAVGLSPLTELCFQAECQMKYVPELSGHVPLRSESLETTRPGLYVAGDVSGVEEASSAMVEGRLAGISAAYSLGYGNEAAAKLQAEALAELSELRSGPAGQKTVQGIKKLMDKEEAAC from the coding sequence GTGAAAGAGATAGAAATTCTCATCATTGGCGGCGGGCCGGCTGGTCTTAGTGCTGCCGCTGCAGCGGCTGACTTGGGTGCCAGTGTCCTTGTCTTAGAAAGGGACGGGAAACCGGGCGGCCAATTAGTCAAGCAAACTCATAAATTCTTTGGTTCTAAAAAGCAATATGCCGGGGACCGTGGTTACCAGATCGGTAATCTGCTGATTGATCGATGCCAAAATAATCCCAAGGTTGAAGTTTGGACTGACACCACGGCTCTGGGGATTTATGAAGACGGAGTCGTAACTGCTGAAGGGCAAGGCAAGCATCTTAAAATAAAACCTCAAAAAACAATTGTAGCCACTGGTGCTTCTGAGAAAATGATTGCCTTTCCTAACAATGATATGCCTGGTATTTATGGGGCTGGGGCTGTACAGACATTGATGAATGTCCATGGGATTGTCCCTGGCCAACGCGTCCTGATGATCGGCGCGGGGAATATCGGCCTGATTGTTTCCTATCAATTGATGCAGGCGGGAGTAGAGGTAGCGGCCATTATTGAAGCAGCCCCGGCCATTGGCGGTTATCTTGTGCATGCTTCGAAGATTCGCCGCGCGGGGGTACCTATTTTAACCTCACATACTATTAGGGAAGCTTATGGGCAGGAAAGTGTTGAAGGGGCCATTATCTGCCGGCTTGATGAGCAGTGGCAGCCAATTCCAGGGACTGAACAAGATCTTAAAGTGGATGTAATTTGTCTGGCCGTTGGCCTGAGTCCCTTAACTGAACTTTGCTTTCAGGCGGAGTGCCAGATGAAATACGTGCCTGAGCTTTCCGGACATGTCCCTCTTAGAAGCGAATCGTTGGAAACCACACGCCCAGGCCTTTATGTCGCCGGGGATGTAAGTGGAGTTGAGGAAGCCAGTTCAGCCATGGTTGAAGGCCGGTTGGCCGGTATCAGCGCTGCCTATAGTTTAGGGTATGGAAATGAGGCTGCAGCGAAACTTCAAGCTGAAGCTTTGGCTGAGTTAAGCGAACTTCGTTCCGGCCCTGCCGGTCAAAAGACGGTGCAGGGAATTAAGAAACTGATGGATAAGGAGGAAGCGGCATGCTAA
- a CDS encoding (2Fe-2S)-binding protein, producing MRITEHPILEFQRGEEVSFFFEGQELKGFEGETIAAALHAAGVRVLGHSPTMHRPRGLFCAIGNCSSCLMIVNGEPNVRICVEKLKSGMNVEIQQGKGCLR from the coding sequence ATGCGTATCACTGAGCATCCGATTTTAGAGTTTCAGCGTGGAGAAGAAGTCTCTTTTTTCTTCGAAGGGCAGGAGCTTAAAGGTTTTGAGGGGGAGACTATTGCGGCGGCACTTCATGCCGCCGGGGTTAGAGTTTTGGGCCACAGCCCAACAATGCACCGGCCCAGAGGTCTTTTTTGTGCGATCGGAAACTGTTCTTCTTGTCTAATGATTGTCAACGGAGAACCTAATGTCAGAATTTGTGTAGAAAAGCTTAAGTCCGGCATGAACGTAGAAATTCAACAAGGAAAGGGGTGCCTGAGGTGA
- a CDS encoding ABC transporter ATP-binding protein, whose amino-acid sequence MLKLEKLEVSYGSIKALHSIALEVKKGEIVALIGANGAGKSTTLRTISGLLKPSNKEGKIRFKDKEIQSVSPHKIVEMGLSHVPEGRRVFPDMSVYENLLMGAHSRKGKPDQTDFDRVYHHFPRLKERIKQMAGTLSGGEQQMLAMGRALMARPDLLLLDEPSMGLAPMLVEEIFHIIEDINVAGTTILLVEQNAHLALEISNRAYVLETGEIVLDGQAQDLAQNENIRKSYLGE is encoded by the coding sequence ATGTTAAAGTTAGAAAAGCTCGAAGTGAGTTACGGCTCAATTAAAGCCTTGCACAGCATAGCTCTGGAAGTGAAAAAAGGGGAGATCGTCGCCTTAATCGGAGCCAATGGAGCTGGGAAGAGTACAACCCTTCGCACAATCTCAGGACTTCTGAAACCATCCAATAAAGAAGGGAAGATAAGGTTTAAAGATAAGGAAATTCAAAGTGTCTCCCCCCATAAAATCGTGGAGATGGGCTTGTCTCATGTACCGGAAGGTCGTCGTGTGTTTCCTGATATGTCCGTTTATGAGAACCTTCTGATGGGTGCTCATAGTCGTAAAGGGAAGCCGGATCAGACCGACTTCGATCGGGTATATCATCACTTTCCCAGGTTAAAGGAGAGAATTAAGCAGATGGCCGGCACCTTATCCGGCGGAGAACAGCAAATGCTTGCTATGGGCAGGGCCTTGATGGCCAGGCCTGACCTGCTGCTCCTTGATGAACCAAGTATGGGTTTGGCCCCAATGCTTGTGGAAGAAATCTTCCACATCATTGAAGATATTAATGTTGCGGGAACCACGATTCTTTTGGTTGAGCAAAATGCTCACTTGGCCTTGGAAATTTCGAACCGGGCCTATGTTCTTGAGACCGGCGAAATTGTCCTGGACGGTCAGGCTCAGGATTTAGCACAAAATGAGAATATCCGTAAGTCTTATCTCGGAGAATAG